In Populus alba chromosome 1, ASM523922v2, whole genome shotgun sequence, a single window of DNA contains:
- the LOC118039272 gene encoding AT-hook motif nuclear-localized protein 23 produces the protein MAGLDLGTSSRYVHQLHHRPDLHLQHQPDPEDHDSNRAGGGLGGGSGGHFSTDHHHDDGSHQGLDLVAAAANSGQEDLVGRRPRGRPPGSKNKPKPPVIITRESANTLRAHILEVGNGCDVFECVANYARRRQRGICILSGAGTVTNVSIRQPAAAGAIVTLHGRFEILSLSGSFLPPPAPPGATSLTIFLAGGQGQVVGGSVVGELTAAGPVIVIAASFTNVAYERLPLDEDDQLQMQSGGGSGGGAGGGGVGNSPFNESGAPSGGLPFFNLPLNMAANVQLPVDGWGGNSGGRVPF, from the coding sequence ATGGCCGGTTTAGATTTAGGCACTTCTTCTCGTTACGTACACCAGCTCCACCACAGACCTGACCTTCACCTCCAGCACCAGCCTGATCCTGAAGACCACGATTCCAATAGGGCTGGAGGCGGTCTTGGAGGTGGCAGTGGTGGTCACTTTTCTACTGACCACCACCACGATGATGGTTCGCACCAAGGTCTTGACCTTGTTGCTGCCGCGGCTAACTCCGGGCAAGAAGACTTAGTTGGCCGTAGGCCTCGAGGCCGTCCACCTGGTTCTAAAAACAAACCGAAGCCTCCTGTTATCATTACTCGCGAGAGTGCCAACACACTGCGTGCCCACATTCTTGAAGTAGGAAATGGGTGCGATGTATTCGAGTGCGTGGCTAACTACGCGCGTAGACGGCAGCGCGGGATTTGCATACTGAGCGGAGCAGGGACAGTAACAAATGTTAGCATCAGGCAACCAGCTGCAGCAGGAGCTATTGTGACTCTCCATGGCAGATTTGAGATCTTATCTCTGTCTGGATCTTTCTTGCCACCTCCAGCTCCACCTGGCGCAACGAGCCTCACAATCTTCCTTGCTGGGGGACAAGGCCAGGTGGTGGGAGGAAGCGTGGTAGGAGAGCTTACCGCAGCAGGGCCAGTTATAGTGATTGCAGCATCCTTCACAAACGTGGCATATGAGAGGCTGCCTTTGGATGAGGATGACCAATTGCAGATGCAGAGTGGTGGTGGGAGTGGAGGTGGTgccggtggtggtggtgttgggAATAGTCCTTTTAATGAATCGGGAGCGCCTTCTGGGGGGCTGCCGTTCTTTAATTTGCCGCTTAATATGGCCGCTAACGTGCAGTTGCCAGTGGATGGATGGGGAGGGAACTCAGGCGGTAGGGTTCCCTTTTGA
- the LOC118039179 gene encoding uncharacterized protein has translation MDCLVLPVSMLRKCCTRSRPGYRPLTEDGFSDLDSPVTVVVGKEKKEFLVDPFVLEESPFRVLIETVRKDNIFYDVTSRSREEKKVIFVDVDAILFEHMLWLMYNDSSSLFQLNLKEIIDFYAQDR, from the coding sequence ATGGATTGCTTGGTCCTGCCTGTATCAATGTTGAGAAAGTGCTGCACGAGGTCACGACCAGGGTATCGGCCATTAACTGAAGATGGGTTCAGCGATTTGGACAGTCCGGTGACTGTGGTGGtgggaaaagagaagaaagagttCTTGGTCGATCCGTTTGTACTAGAAGAGAGCCCCTTTCGGGTTTTGATAGAAACAGTCagaaaggataatattttttatgatgttacGAGTAGATCAAGGGAGGAGAAGAAAGTGATTTTTGTGGATGTGGACGCCATTTTGTTCGAGCATATGCTGTGGTTGATGTACAAcgattcttcttctttgtttcagCTTAATCTCAAGGAGATTATTGACTTCTATGCTCAAGATCGTTAG